The Chlamydiales bacterium genome contains the following window.
ATGGTCTTTGGAAGGATGCTGCTTTCGCTTATTGTCATAGGTCTATGGATCGAATTTTCAAGGCCTGTGAGCTGGAAGGAGAAGCTCAAGACGCGCGAGTGGCCTGTTCATACGGTGCGAGGGATCTTTGGGTTAGGGAGCGTCTTTTTCTACTACTACTCGCTGAAACACCTCTTCTTAACGGATGCAACGCTGCTCTTCAATGTCATGCCTATTTTTGTTCCCTTCGTCGCTTTTGTTTGGAGACGTATTCCGATGCCGCACCAGATCTTCTGGGGGATTGGAGTTGCATTTATCGGTTTGATCATTGTGTTAAAGCCTGGAGTTGGCGTTTTCCAGCCAGCTGCGGGATATGCGCTCCTTGCGGGTCTCTGCGGAGCTGTCGCCTCCGTTGCGCTGCGTTTTGCTCACTACACTGAGCCGTTTGAGCGCACACTCTTTTACTTCTTTCTAGTGGGTGCAATTGGCAGTGGAATCGGAGTCTTTTTGAATGCAGAGGCTAACTGGAAGGCTCTAGATCTGCAAGCTCTCTGGTATCTAGCACTTATCGGACTTTTTGGCGTCGCCTTCCAGATTCTCTACACGCTTGCAAGCAAGCATGCGCCTGTTCGACTGATTAGCGTCTTTCTCTATGCGGGTGTGATTTTTAGTATGATCTTCGACTGGTGGCTCTGGGGCAACCCTCTTTCTCTCTCGACGTTTGCAGGCTTTGCTCTGATCGTGCTAGGAGCCTGGCTCATGGTCTACCTCTTCCCCAAAGATCCCGATCCCGAAAAAAAATAGAAGAGAGGATCGGGCGCGGGCACGCACACGGGCACGTTCACGAAAGAGAGAAGAACGGGAAGAGGGAGAGGGAGGGGTTCTTTTTTTCCCTCCTTCGTGAACGTGCCCGTGTGCGTGCCCGCGCCCGATTCTTTTTCTATCTGTGTCGTAAACGCGCCCGTTCTTCTGCCCCTTCTTAGGAGAAGAAGCCGGTGATCTTGTCGAGGAAGCCCTGTTTTCGAGGAGAGTTGTTCTCCTTCTCGAGTTCGCCAAAAGTCTTCAGAAGGTCCTTCTGCTTTTCTGTAAGGCGGACGGGGGTTTCCACGATGATTTTGGTGAGCAGATCGCCTCTTCCCTGGCCGTGCACGTTGGGAATTCCCTCGTTTTTGACGCGGAGGACCTTCCCCGACTGAGTTCCTTCAGGAATGGTGATGCGGCAAGACTTTCCAAGAGGAGAGGGGATCTCCTTTTT
Protein-coding sequences here:
- a CDS encoding DMT family transporter, whose amino-acid sequence is MRPKTDLRFAIPCVLIASFFSAATGAVAKYASPTLSIELMVFGRMLLSLIVIGLWIEFSRPVSWKEKLKTREWPVHTVRGIFGLGSVFFYYYSLKHLFLTDATLLFNVMPIFVPFVAFVWRRIPMPHQIFWGIGVAFIGLIIVLKPGVGVFQPAAGYALLAGLCGAVASVALRFAHYTEPFERTLFYFFLVGAIGSGIGVFLNAEANWKALDLQALWYLALIGLFGVAFQILYTLASKHAPVRLISVFLYAGVIFSMIFDWWLWGNPLSLSTFAGFALIVLGAWLMVYLFPKDPDPEKK